From a region of the Triticum aestivum cultivar Chinese Spring chromosome 7D, IWGSC CS RefSeq v2.1, whole genome shotgun sequence genome:
- the LOC123165417 gene encoding uncharacterized protein LOC123165417: MAGSRRRRRRRRARPQQADEPSPPPAPASLSSREVAVAARPSKKICDASGSVSSPSSGSHAWENLLDSLLHQIISLISSFHDLLAFRGTCHSWHHAAASSFPSVYTFSFPPLHLKPDVSQESYNSDRKSQLVDPAKKSLSHRCSAPGITLHPMRYLGCSYGYLIFSDRRHCHLVDVYTGTKVKPPKFQSECNTLIYLGILTAPLNSTNSRLILFSRISMLQWQVGTNSWTEHPHVGELIHQIVLFKGQMFAMDFVQRLHTIHIAPELSMQEVAVMWEQSMLVGLHSKPWLVVCGDMLLLVDLSVSMDQLFGFPGTFQVFRLDFSVEPAKWVKMDKLDNWALFLTNDRRNPTFSCMNPERWGGKSNYIYVPTKSEDFDEPWTAIEVEQPVPSSTHRMSFSSAATAHCSPLNSLWVLPSLVYGVDQ, encoded by the exons ATGGCCGggagccggcgccgccgccgccgccggagagcgCGGCCGCAGCAGGCCGACgaaccctcgccgccgccggcaccagcCAGCCTCAGCTCCAG GGAAGTTGCTGTTGCAGCAAGGCCCTCTAAGAAAATCTGTGATGCCTCTGGATCTGTTTCCTCACCCTCATCGGGATCTCATGCCTGGGAAAACCTTCTAGACAGCCTGCTCCACCAAATCATTTCTCTCATTAGCTCATTCCATGACTTGCTTGCTTTCCGTGGCACCTGTCACTCATGGCACCACGCTGCAGCCTCTTCCTTCCCATCTGTATATACCTTCAGCTTCCCACCTCTCCACCTCAAACCAGATGTAAGCCAAGAGAGTTACAACTCAGATCGGAAATCACAGCTTGTCGATCCTGCTAAGAAAAGTCTATCCCATCGTTGTTCAGCGCCTGGAATTACTCTGCATCCCATGCGCTATCTGGGCTGCTCATATGGTTATCTTATCTTCTCTGATAGGAGACACTGCCATCTCGTCGATGTGTACACTGGCACTAAGGTGAAGCCGCCAAAATTCCAATCTGAGTGTAACACTTTGATCTACCTTGGCATCCTTACGGCTCCACTAAATTCGACCAATTCACGTCTCATCCTTTTCTCGAGAATCTCCATGCTCCAGTGGCAGGTTGGAACAAATTCTTGGACAGAGCACCCTCATGTTGGTGAACTCATCCATCAGATTGTGCTCTTCAAAGGCCAGATGTTTGCCATGGACTTTGTTCAAAGGCTACATACCATACACATAGCACCTGAGCTCAGCATGCAGGAAGTAGCAGTTATGTGGGAACAGAGCATGCTCGTAGGCCTGCATTCTAAGCCATGGTTGGTGGTCTGTGGTGACATGCTTCTCTTGGTTGATCTCTCGGTAAGCATGGACCAACTGTTTGGCTTCCCTGGCACCTTTCAAGTCTTCCGCCTCGACTTCTCGGTCGAACCAGCTAAGTGGGTGAAGATGGATAAGTTGGACAATTGGGCTCTCTTCCTTACCAATGATAGGAGAAACCCTACATTTTCTTGCATGAACCCCGAAAGATGGGGAGGAAAGAGTAACTATATTTATGTTCCAACAAAATCAGAAGATTTTGATGAGCCATGGACTGCAATAGAGGTTGAACAGCCGGTGCCCAGCTCGACTCACCGTATGTCATTCAGCTCCGCAGCCACTGCCCATTGCAGTCCACTAAATAGCCTCTGGGTGCTTCCCAGTTTGGTTTACGGGGTTGACCAGTGA
- the LOC780582 gene encoding avenin-like a1 precursor, which yields MKTMFLLALLAFTATSAVAQLYTTCSQGYGQCQQQPQPQPQPQPQMNTCAAFLQQCSQTPHVQTQMWQASGCQLVRQQCCQPLAQISEQARCQAVCSVAQIIMRQQQGQSFGQPQQQVPVEIMRMVLQTLPLMCRVNIPQYCTTTPCSTITPAIYSIPMTATCAGGAC from the coding sequence ATGAAGACCATGTTCCTCCTCGCTCTCCTCGCCTTCACGGCGACAAGCGCTGTTGCGCAGCTGTACACTACCTGTAGCCAGGGCTACGGGCAATGccagcagcagccgcagccgcagccgcagccacAGCCGCAGATGAACACATGCGCTGCTTTCCTGCAGCAGTGCAGCCAGACACCACATGTCCAGACACAGATGTGGCAGGCAAGCGGTTGCCAGTTGGTGCGGCAACAGTGCTGCCAGCCGCTGGCCCAGATCTCGGAGCAGGCTCGGTGCCAGGCCGTCTGTAGCGTGGCACAGATCATCATGCGGCAGCAGCAAGGGCAAAGTTTCGGGCAGCCTCAGCAGCAGGTTCCGGTCGAGATAATGAGGATGGTGCTTCAGACCCTTCCGTTGATGTGCAGAGTGAACATCCCACAATATTGCACCACCACCCCGTGCAGCACCATCACCCCCGCCATCTACAGCATCCCCATGACAGCTACCTGTGCTGGTGGTGCCTGCTAA